In bacterium, the following proteins share a genomic window:
- a CDS encoding CoA pyrophosphatase, giving the protein MLDAIKKALRTDPFLDKPLPIGLAANSAVLVPLFERRGDTGVLLIHRSSDGGPHSGQMGFPGGMTNPGDGGDLLRTALRESEEELGFDPGEVRIIGELSLRPTVVSGLVVKPYVGIIPWPCTLVPDPKEVQGTHITTIGHLQREVMPGHNPFNLPPPVYPVDDQPVWGLTARIIAEFLERLNSAIQD; this is encoded by the coding sequence ATGCTTGACGCTATCAAAAAGGCCCTCCGTACGGACCCTTTCCTCGACAAGCCCCTTCCCATCGGTCTGGCGGCCAATTCAGCGGTGCTGGTTCCCCTTTTCGAAAGACGCGGCGACACGGGAGTGCTGCTGATCCACAGATCAAGCGACGGGGGTCCGCACAGCGGGCAGATGGGTTTTCCGGGAGGAATGACAAACCCGGGAGATGGGGGGGACCTGCTTCGGACAGCACTCCGGGAGAGTGAGGAGGAACTTGGCTTCGATCCCGGAGAGGTCAGGATCATCGGTGAACTGAGCCTGAGGCCCACCGTCGTTTCGGGGCTTGTGGTCAAACCCTATGTCGGGATCATTCCCTGGCCCTGCACCCTTGTTCCCGACCCAAAGGAGGTCCAGGGAACCCACATCACGACGATCGGCCACCTGCAGAGGGAGGTCATGCCCGGACACAACCCCTTCAACCTGCCTCCGCCTGTCTACCCGGTGGATGATCAACCGGTCTGGGGTTTGACAGCGAGGATAATCGCCGAGTTCCTGGAAAGACTCAACTCGGCAATTCAAGATTGA
- a CDS encoding PilZ domain-containing protein translates to MRKIKVLGITARKQPRVPTDIGCIVNIGSKGHVCRILNISVLGVYVAIEPVPEVGKNVELTFSVPPVDDSMVVRGVVRWNSNTAERALLTGAGIAFVDLPGDIEDLIADYVKSRTG, encoded by the coding sequence ATGAGAAAAATCAAGGTGCTCGGAATAACCGCTCGAAAACAGCCAAGGGTACCCACGGACATAGGCTGTATCGTGAACATCGGATCGAAGGGCCATGTCTGCAGGATCCTCAACATCTCCGTCCTGGGTGTGTATGTTGCCATTGAGCCGGTCCCGGAAGTAGGAAAGAATGTCGAGCTCACCTTCTCCGTGCCTCCGGTAGATGACAGTATGGTGGTCAGGGGAGTGGTCAGGTGGAACTCGAACACGGCTGAGCGGGCACTGCTCACGGGTGCTGGTATTGCCTTCGTCGATCTTCCAGGGGATATTGAGGACCTCATCGCCGACTACGTCAAAAGCCGCACAGGCTGA
- the serA gene encoding phosphoglycerate dehydrogenase, whose amino-acid sequence MKVLITDTIDQEGIDILTAEEGMEVVEDYSLKGSGLAGAIGPYHALITRSGTNVTADVIDKADNLKVIGRAGVGVDNVDIEAASRRGIIVMNAPTGNTLAATEHTLAMMLAAVRKLPFAHNSLEGGQWDRKKFVGIQLYKRTLGIVGLGRIGSEVAKRATSFGMRIVAYDPYIKREKAEKIGVELVDNIEDLLAVSDIVTFHVPLTDETTSMIGTREVALMKDRVVLVNCARGGIIAESVLADALKSGKVYMAAVDVFAEEPLPADSPLHGLPNLIVTPHLGANTEEAQKNVSVIIAQQVVNVLKGRSYENAVNLPYVRGKLAPELQAYFDLAEKMGRLLSQFTIGRIEEVQVTLVGPLFAEDVTEKVFDCPFRYQPYTFAMLKGLIELRQQEGATYISAPYYARERGMSIVEAKADRVKNYSDLITVRVITDRGANTMEGTVFADLKGRIITIDQFRVDLVAEGTFLFFSNQDRPGVIGKVGTILGDNRINVAGFNLGRESYQGSALGFVSLDSRIPEGVLEEIRGLPEILEAREIIL is encoded by the coding sequence ATGAAAGTACTCATCACAGACACCATCGACCAGGAAGGGATCGACATCCTCACGGCCGAGGAGGGGATGGAAGTTGTCGAAGACTATTCCCTTAAGGGGAGCGGTCTGGCGGGGGCCATCGGTCCGTACCATGCCCTCATCACCAGGAGTGGGACCAATGTAACCGCCGACGTCATCGACAAGGCCGACAACCTCAAGGTCATCGGCCGGGCCGGCGTGGGTGTCGACAACGTGGATATCGAGGCGGCATCCAGGAGGGGGATCATTGTCATGAACGCCCCCACGGGCAACACCCTGGCGGCCACCGAACACACCCTCGCCATGATGCTTGCCGCTGTCCGAAAGCTGCCCTTTGCCCACAACTCCCTTGAAGGGGGCCAGTGGGACCGGAAGAAGTTCGTAGGGATCCAGCTCTACAAGAGAACACTGGGGATCGTGGGACTGGGACGTATCGGCAGCGAAGTGGCCAAGAGGGCGACTTCCTTCGGTATGAGGATCGTCGCTTACGACCCATACATCAAGCGGGAAAAAGCCGAAAAGATCGGTGTCGAGCTCGTGGACAATATTGAAGACCTCCTGGCTGTGTCCGACATCGTCACTTTCCACGTACCGCTCACCGACGAGACCACGAGCATGATCGGGACAAGGGAAGTGGCGCTCATGAAGGACCGTGTCGTCCTCGTCAACTGCGCCCGCGGCGGCATCATCGCCGAATCGGTCCTGGCGGACGCGTTAAAGAGCGGGAAGGTTTACATGGCCGCCGTGGACGTCTTTGCCGAAGAGCCCCTGCCGGCCGACTCACCGCTCCACGGCCTTCCAAACCTCATTGTCACACCGCACCTCGGCGCCAACACCGAGGAGGCCCAGAAGAACGTTTCCGTCATCATCGCCCAGCAGGTCGTCAATGTGCTGAAAGGGCGCTCCTATGAGAACGCCGTCAACCTGCCCTACGTCCGCGGAAAACTGGCCCCCGAACTTCAGGCCTATTTCGACCTGGCCGAGAAGATGGGGCGACTTTTGTCCCAGTTTACCATCGGGCGGATCGAGGAGGTCCAGGTCACCCTTGTGGGGCCCCTTTTCGCGGAGGACGTTACGGAAAAGGTCTTCGACTGCCCCTTCAGATACCAGCCTTATACATTCGCCATGCTCAAGGGCCTTATCGAGCTCAGGCAGCAGGAGGGGGCCACCTACATCAGCGCCCCGTACTATGCCCGTGAGCGGGGGATGTCCATCGTGGAGGCCAAGGCGGACAGGGTCAAGAACTACAGCGATCTCATCACCGTCAGGGTCATCACAGACCGGGGTGCCAACACGATGGAGGGAACCGTGTTCGCGGATCTCAAGGGACGGATCATCACCATCGACCAGTTCCGGGTGGACCTGGTAGCGGAAGGCACCTTCCTCTTCTTCTCCAACCAGGACAGGCCTGGCGTGATCGGCAAGGTGGGGACGATCCTGGGCGACAACCGGATCAACGTGGCGGGGTTCAACCTGGGCAGGGAGAGTTACCAGGGAAGCGCCCTGGGGTTCGTGTCGCTCGACAGCAGGATCCCGGAGGGGGTGTTGGAGGAGATCAGAGGGTTACCCGAAATATTAGAGGCTAGAGAAATTATCCTTTAA
- a CDS encoding transposase — MFHTKDYKTLDMFDPFEHLGPRRRKLLESSWAHLFREEVLPELPVQKLLLHYSELQGRPTKELYAMLGLMILQQMHDLTDDDAVDQFTFNKKWHYALNITGESDEEAYVSPKTLWSIRKILTEHNLYLPLFESVTAKLAVVFNVDTSKQRIDSVHIQSNMRHLGRVGLFVATIKKFLRNLKRHHKGLFDVLDKELTDRYMSKKGESAFSMVKPSESSRTLETLANDLFYLVDRFRKLPGISSMTSYQLLVRLLKEQCIVEDDGETGKRKASVKPNRDVPSDSLQSPSDPDAGYSGHKGKGYQVQVAETYENSEEKSQPSLITHISVEPANKSDAKALIPFIEDTKNRDLGPEEVLADTLYGGDENVEKAASEMSVEVVSPVKGPEPGKDKSVSLTDFTLAKRGKVTSCPQGHAPLRTKHKKERHSAAFDKETCSVFLKATGVNILRAATFRNRKIQDNGPYLPHSQLVLGLIDAVKELLSSTMDDFRKMIRQSYIGNQLPEKTAA; from the coding sequence ATGTTCCATACCAAAGACTACAAAACCCTCGACATGTTCGATCCTTTCGAGCATTTAGGCCCCAGGCGCCGCAAGCTTCTGGAGAGCTCCTGGGCTCATCTGTTCAGGGAGGAGGTCCTTCCTGAACTGCCGGTTCAAAAGCTCCTCCTACACTACAGCGAGCTTCAAGGTCGTCCCACCAAGGAGCTATACGCCATGCTGGGCCTGATGATCCTCCAGCAGATGCACGATCTGACCGATGACGATGCGGTTGACCAGTTTACTTTCAACAAAAAGTGGCATTACGCCTTGAATATCACCGGTGAGTCGGATGAGGAGGCCTATGTCAGTCCCAAAACACTGTGGAGCATACGGAAGATCCTTACCGAACACAACCTCTACCTTCCCCTGTTCGAGTCCGTGACCGCCAAGCTTGCCGTGGTGTTCAATGTCGACACCAGCAAGCAGCGCATCGACTCGGTACACATACAGTCGAACATGCGTCATCTGGGCCGCGTCGGCCTGTTTGTCGCCACTATCAAGAAGTTCCTGCGCAACCTGAAGCGTCACCACAAGGGTCTGTTTGATGTTCTGGACAAGGAACTGACCGACCGTTACATGTCCAAAAAGGGCGAGTCGGCTTTTTCCATGGTCAAGCCGTCCGAGTCATCCAGGACCCTTGAGACTCTGGCCAATGACCTGTTTTACCTGGTGGATCGGTTCCGCAAACTTCCCGGCATATCCTCCATGACCAGCTACCAGCTTCTGGTGAGGCTTCTCAAGGAACAGTGCATTGTCGAGGATGACGGGGAGACCGGTAAGAGGAAGGCCTCGGTCAAACCCAACCGTGACGTTCCCTCCGACTCCCTGCAAAGCCCTTCCGACCCTGACGCCGGCTACAGTGGGCACAAGGGCAAGGGCTACCAGGTACAGGTCGCCGAGACCTACGAGAACAGCGAGGAGAAGAGCCAGCCTTCCCTGATAACCCACATATCGGTCGAACCCGCCAACAAGAGTGACGCCAAGGCCCTGATCCCCTTCATCGAGGATACGAAGAACCGGGACCTGGGTCCCGAGGAGGTTCTGGCCGACACCCTCTATGGGGGCGACGAGAACGTCGAGAAGGCAGCGAGCGAGATGAGCGTCGAGGTCGTCTCGCCCGTCAAGGGGCCGGAGCCCGGCAAGGACAAGAGTGTAAGCCTCACCGATTTCACCCTGGCCAAGAGAGGGAAGGTCACCTCCTGTCCTCAAGGCCATGCGCCGTTGAGAACCAAACACAAGAAGGAGCGCCACAGCGCCGCCTTCGACAAGGAGACCTGCTCGGTTTTCCTGAAGGCCACAGGTGTCAACATCCTGCGCGCCGCTACGTTCAGAAACAGGAAAATCCAAGACAACGGGCCTTATTTACCCCATTCTCAGCTTGTTTTGGGACTTATTGATGCTGTCAAAGAGCTGTTGTCGTCAACTATGGACGATTTCAGAAAAATGATACGTCAATCGTACATTGGTAACCAACTACCAGAAAAAACCGCAGCGTGA